From a region of the Oryza sativa Japonica Group chromosome 6, ASM3414082v1 genome:
- the LOC4342076 gene encoding chaperone protein dnaJ 11, chloroplastic: MASFASTAAPWGCVAGARRGGGGGGRCGVRASAALAVAAPAARTHYEVLGVGAGASRGEIKAAYRRLAREVHPDAGATGDEDFIRLHAAYATLADPDERARYDRAMAGPAASAFRRAPASSFRRRTWETDQCW; the protein is encoded by the coding sequence ATGGCTTCGTTTGCATCCACGGCGGCGCCTTGGGGATGCGTCGCCGGAgctcggcgtggcggcggcggcggcgggcggtgtgGGGTGCGCGCGTCCGcggcgctggcggtggcggcgccggcggcgaggacgcaCTACGAGGTGCTCGGGGTCGGGGCGGGCGCGAGCAGGGGGGAGATCAAGGCGGCGTACCGGCGTCTGGCGAGGGAGGTGCACCCGGACGCCGGCGCCACGGGGGACGAGGACTTCATACGGCTCCACGCCGCGTACGCCACGCTCGCCGACCCCGACGAGCGCGCGCGGTACGaccgcgccatggccggcccggcggcgtcggcgttcCGGCGGGCGCCCGCGTCGTCGTTCCGGCGGCGGACGTGGGAGACGGACCAGTGCTGGTAG